One region of Oryza sativa Japonica Group chromosome 10, ASM3414082v1 genomic DNA includes:
- the LOC112936623 gene encoding myb family transcription factor MOF1-like isoform X2 — protein MAMVRGTMVRRERIEGVRQYNRSKVPRLRWTPDLHHCFVHAIHKLGGQHKATPKRVLQLMGVGGLTISHVKSHLQMYRNMRNDDLGIQQMDDQEQTFAGGMQIWTDMQLQDHHHECNGPYCRCHSSSKHAKGSLLLLHHHHQQQQLQRPNEMETRRAEASTQTGFLRSQGICERDVSSGLPVPAAYYSYYTPMAHGAPPAAADGAGHDDPPRLLGLVVMATTTRRGSREEHKATPPPENGAIRHGRKARRTTAAAEEEERDGDGDELSLSLTLDSGLSCRSSGGAGAYCCSEGSSSNWLISSPSSTTSLVAGGCSRRSTPAMLSSVVSLDLSL, from the exons ATGGCCATGGTGAGAGGGACAAtggtgaggagggagaggatcGAAGGAGTGAGGCAGTACAACAGATCGAAGGTGCCTCGCCTGAGATGGACGCCTGATCTCCATCACTGCTTTGTTCATGCCATTCACAAGCTTGGAGGCCAGCACA AGGCTACACCTAAGCGAGTTCTTCAGCTGATGGGAGTGGGAGGACTCACTATATCTCATGTCAAAAGCCATCTGCAG ATGTACAGAAACATGAGGAATGATGACCTAG GCATTCAGCAGATGGATGATCAGGAGCAAACATTTGCAGGAGGCATGCAAATTTGGACAGATATGCAGCTGCAGGATCATCATCATGAGTGCAATGGACCCTATTGCAGATGCCACTCCTCATCAAAACATGCAAAGGGCTCACTGCTGCTgctacaccaccaccaccagcagcaacaGCTGCAAAG GCCAAATGAGATGGAGACGAGACGAGCAGAGGCGAGCACCCAAACAGGCTTTCTCAGAAGCCAAGGAATATGTGAGAGGGACGTGTCCTCCGGCCTCCCTGTCCCAGCTGCCTACTACTCCTACTACACGCCCATGGCGCACGGCGCACCACCTGCCGCCGCAGACGGTGCCGGACACGACGACCCGCCAAGGCTGCTGGGCCTCGTcgtgatggcgacgacgacaagGCGTGGCTCTCGCGAG GAGCACAAGGCGACGCCACCACCGGAGAACGGCGCGATCAGGCACGGGAGGAAGGCCAGGcgtacgacggcggcggcagaggaggaggagcgtgacggcgacggcgacgagctctCGCTGTCACTGACGCTGGACTCGGGGCTCAGTtgccggagcagcggcggcgccggcgcataCTGCTGCAGcgaaggcagcagcagcaactggctgatctcgtcgccgtcgtcgacgacgagccTCGTCGCCGGTGGCTGCTCGCGGCGGAGTACTCCGGCCATGCTTAGCAGCGTCGTCAGCTTGGACCTGTCCTTGTGA
- the LOC112936623 gene encoding uncharacterized protein isoform X1, translated as MAMVRGTMVRRERIEGVRQYNRSKVPRLRWTPDLHHCFVHAIHKLGGQHKATPKRVLQLMGVGGLTISHVKSHLQMYRNMRNDDLGMQGIQQMDDQEQTFAGGMQIWTDMQLQDHHHECNGPYCRCHSSSKHAKGSLLLLHHHHQQQQLQRPNEMETRRAEASTQTGFLRSQGICERDVSSGLPVPAAYYSYYTPMAHGAPPAAADGAGHDDPPRLLGLVVMATTTRRGSREEHKATPPPENGAIRHGRKARRTTAAAEEEERDGDGDELSLSLTLDSGLSCRSSGGAGAYCCSEGSSSNWLISSPSSTTSLVAGGCSRRSTPAMLSSVVSLDLSL; from the exons ATGGCCATGGTGAGAGGGACAAtggtgaggagggagaggatcGAAGGAGTGAGGCAGTACAACAGATCGAAGGTGCCTCGCCTGAGATGGACGCCTGATCTCCATCACTGCTTTGTTCATGCCATTCACAAGCTTGGAGGCCAGCACA AGGCTACACCTAAGCGAGTTCTTCAGCTGATGGGAGTGGGAGGACTCACTATATCTCATGTCAAAAGCCATCTGCAG ATGTACAGAAACATGAGGAATGATGACCTAGGTATGCAAG GCATTCAGCAGATGGATGATCAGGAGCAAACATTTGCAGGAGGCATGCAAATTTGGACAGATATGCAGCTGCAGGATCATCATCATGAGTGCAATGGACCCTATTGCAGATGCCACTCCTCATCAAAACATGCAAAGGGCTCACTGCTGCTgctacaccaccaccaccagcagcaacaGCTGCAAAG GCCAAATGAGATGGAGACGAGACGAGCAGAGGCGAGCACCCAAACAGGCTTTCTCAGAAGCCAAGGAATATGTGAGAGGGACGTGTCCTCCGGCCTCCCTGTCCCAGCTGCCTACTACTCCTACTACACGCCCATGGCGCACGGCGCACCACCTGCCGCCGCAGACGGTGCCGGACACGACGACCCGCCAAGGCTGCTGGGCCTCGTcgtgatggcgacgacgacaagGCGTGGCTCTCGCGAG GAGCACAAGGCGACGCCACCACCGGAGAACGGCGCGATCAGGCACGGGAGGAAGGCCAGGcgtacgacggcggcggcagaggaggaggagcgtgacggcgacggcgacgagctctCGCTGTCACTGACGCTGGACTCGGGGCTCAGTtgccggagcagcggcggcgccggcgcataCTGCTGCAGcgaaggcagcagcagcaactggctgatctcgtcgccgtcgtcgacgacgagccTCGTCGCCGGTGGCTGCTCGCGGCGGAGTACTCCGGCCATGCTTAGCAGCGTCGTCAGCTTGGACCTGTCCTTGTGA